The Eleginops maclovinus isolate JMC-PN-2008 ecotype Puerto Natales chromosome 24, JC_Emac_rtc_rv5, whole genome shotgun sequence genome contains a region encoding:
- the LOC134860823 gene encoding high affinity cGMP-specific 3',5'-cyclic phosphodiesterase 9A-like, whose translation MTTTIIHFLVNGRPELAEFSPDCSAAEVKALFRAAAEASPHHVLKMFSADGRLMNISPNLQPNIPESSYRLELVAAELNREGMPQELDTMENRLQHLESRVMEEVGGDLLCDLKVQVESFKRKLESVEHLSWMGLFKEDGDHKLPKVSQKPKSPELSVQEERLQVRRKYLNMSSLQVTEEVREHLKTPIFDNWQWEEAEMLVLLQVMFTDLDFLSAFHIELDVLQNFLFEVFCHYNNIPFHNFRHCFCVTQMMYGLIWLTDLRSKLTRVDLLIMLTSALCHDLDHPGYNNVYQINAQTDLALRYNDISPLENHHCAVAFGIMAKPECNILQNLSNERYRHIRGGMIRCILATDMARHNEILHSFRSLQPVFDFTNKEHKEVLMKTMVKVSDISNEARPMAVAEPWLDCLLQEFFNQSDTEKLEGLPVTPFMDRDKVSRPSSQTNFIRFVLLPLFSELTKLFPCLQQHIVEPVLQALKYYSDLERAGDQEASTA comes from the exons ATGACAACAACGATCATCCACTTCCTGGTGAACGGGCGGCCGGAGCTCGCAGAGTTCAGCCCCGACTGCTCTGCCgcagaggtcaaag CGTTGTTCCGGGCGGCGGCGGAGGCGTCTCCTCATCACGTCCTGAAGATGTTCAGCGCTGATGGCCGTCTGATGAACATATCGCCCAATCTGCAGCCCAACATCCCGGAGTCCAGCTACCGGCTGGAGCTGGTGGCTGCCGAGCTCAACC GTGAGGGGATGCCACAGGAGCTGGACACCATGGAGAACAG gctgcaGCACCTGGAGAGCagagtgatggaggaggtggggggggatctCCTCTGTGATCTGAAGGTGCAGGTGGAGTCCTTCAAGAGGAAGCTGGAG AGTGTGGAGCACCTGAGCTGGATGGGTCTCTTTAAGGAGGACGGAGACCACAAGCTCCCAAAGGTCTCCCAGAAACCCAAAAGCCCTGAGCTGAGCGTGCAGGAGGAGCGGCTGCAGGTGCGCAGGAAGTACCTGAACATGAG CTCACTGCAGGTGACAGAAGAAGTGCGAGAGCATCTGAAAACTCCCATCTTTGACAACTG GCAGTGGGAGGAGGCTGAGATGCTGGTGCTCCTGCAGGTGATGTTCACAGACCTGGACTTCCTGTCAGCGTTCCACATCGAGCTGGACGTCCTGCAGAACTTCCTGTTTGAGGTCTTCTGCCACTACAACAACATCCCCTTCCACAACTTCAGGCACTGCTTCTGTGTCACTCAgatg atgTACGGGCTGATCTGGCTGACGGACCTGCGCAGTAAACTCACGAGGGTCGACCTGCTCATCATGCTGACCTCGGCGCTTTGCCACGACCTCGACCACCCCGGATACAACAACGTCTACCAg ATTAACGCTCAGACAGACTTGGCTCTGCGCTACAATGACATTTCCCCGCTGGAAAACCACCACTGCGCCGTCGCCTTCGGCATCATGGCCAAG CCAGAGTGCAACATCCTGCAGAACCTGAGCAACGAGCGCTACAGACACATCCGAGGAGGCATGATCAG ATGCATTCTGGCCACCGACATGGCGAGACACAACGAGATCCTCCACAGCTTCAGGAGCCTGCAGCCCGTGTTCGACTTCACCAACAAGGAGCACAAGGAAGTG ctgatgaagaccATGGTGAAGGTGAGCGACATCTCCAACGAGGCCAGGCCGATGGCGGTGGCCGAGCCCTGGCTGGACTGCCTGCTGCAGGAGTTCTTCAACCAG AGCGACACAGAGAAACTCGAGGGTCTACCGGTGACTCCGTTCATGGACCGAGACAAAGTGTCCAGGCCGTCGTCTCAGACCAACTTCATCCGCTTCGTGCTGCTGCCGCTCTTCTCCGAGCTCACCAAGCTGTTCCCCTGCCTGCAG caaCACATCGTGGAGCCGGTGCTGCAGGCGCTGAAGTATTACTCCGACCTGGAGAGGGCCGGGGACCAGGAGGCCAGCACAgcgtga
- the LOC134860827 gene encoding CLIP-associating protein 1-A-like, whose translation MEEVSMESLLEQVMQKDLGGRLQVGQEVTELILAEERSPDLEQDQSLVDRMVDAVASSWVNSSNFKVVLLGMDILSALVSRLQERFRTQVGTVLPSLMDRLGDAKDQVRDQDQALLLKIMDQAANPQFVWERMMGGFKHKNNRTREGLCLCLISTLNVFGSQSLTLSKIVPHICNLLGDPTSQVRDGAMNCLIEIYRHVGERVRMDLGKKGLPQSRLNVIFSRFDEVQRSGNMVLSPLSDKAFEDDDSGDGVRSSSSSRGGSLCGKKTLSMGSFRRPGSSSKSAGREGSATGAVDEEDFIQAFEDVPKVQIYSNREVEEAMTKIRDVLSDDKRDWELRVAALKKVRSLLLAGAAEFDAFPQQLRLMEAAFKMSAKDLRSQVVREACLTLGHLSLVLGGRFDHAAEAIMPILLTLVPNSAKIMASSGTAATRLILKHTHYPRLIPIITSNCTSKSAAVRRRCFEFLELLLQEWPTSSLERHGTVLMETIKKGIHDADAEARSVARKCYWSYQAHFRREAEQLYLSLEASYQKALQSHQRGGENSVTSLPASDRSSSSSQESLSRPASGKKTFGSGSTRTKASHSRPPAAAPSPASLQRSRSDVDVNAAASATSRRMPAVPSAFSSASALPPGSYASLGRVRTRRTSSGTGPCVTDSRGRSRGKISSQSQPGSRSGSPGRLLSSTYGRIPRPNVAPPSAGSTPTGLSDKSRPRGHRSQGCSRETSPSRAAAARSRIPRPSMSQGCSRETSCESSRDTSPARGFSPLDRLSHQARISASVNAMKVLNTGTEVEAAVADALLLGDSRNKRRPVRRRFESPGIYSDEDANSDASSACSERSYSSRNGSAAPHFLRQTEDVAEVLNHCASSNWSERKEGLLGLQSLLRSQRMLSRVELKRLCEIFTRMFADPHSKVFSMFLETLVDFVLLHRDDLQDWLFVLLTQLLKKMGAELLGSVQAKVQRALDVTRESFPYEQQFNILMRFIVDQTQTPNLKVKVAILLYIQALARLMDPADFCNSSETRLAVSRIITWTTEPKSSDVRKTLHSWAGEEVSGRPSTVSSLPGGGDLEERCKQAAQLVLICLFELNTPEFTMLLGALPKTFQDGTTRLLHNHLRSSSAHMASTGSPAGRPPARPPGRSSPLTSPTNCSQGGLSPSLLDLDGENVNSEEIFSSLRGVTEAIQNFSFRSQEELTEPRRDAKGGVADLEVVGGGRTALDNKTSLLNMPPPRSFCGPRFRDYNPYNYCDSIAALDKAALQEDAGGGPNDGSRQECVENKMNPKSFPAGPAEQLQLVGELLKELSQGQAGERGPEERRGTLLELLKVSREDSLVVWEEHFKTMLLLLLETLGDKDHTIRALALRVLKEILRNQPARFKNYAELTVMKTLEAHKDSHKEVVRAAEEAASTLAASIQPEQCIKVLCPIVQTADYPINLAAIKMQTRAIERITKEPLHLLLPDIIPGLLQGYDNTESSVRKASVFCLVAIYSVIGEELKPYLAQLTGSKMKLLNLYIKRAQTSTSNSSSSSDISSY comes from the exons ATGGAGGAGGTGAGCATGGAGTCTCTGCTGGAGCAGGTGATGCAGAAGGACCTTGGGGGCAGGCTCCAGGTGGGGCAGGAGGTCACGGAGCTCATCCTGGCTGAGGAGAGGAGCCCCGACCTGGAACAGGACCAGAGCTTGGTGGACCGCATGGTGGATGCTGTGGCCAGCTCTTGGGTCAACTCCAGCAACTTCAAG gTGGTTCTGCTGGGGATGGACATCCTGTCGGCTCTGGTCAGCAGACTGCAGGAGAGGTTCAGGACGCAGGTCGGGACAG TTCTGCCGAGCCTCATGGACCGCTTAGGAGACGCCAAGGACCAGGTCCGGGACCAGGACCAGGCACTGCTGCTGAAGATCATGGACCAGGCTGCCAACCCTCAG TTTGTGTGGGAGCGCATGATGGGGGGCTTCAAACACAAGAACAACCGCACCAGAGAGggcctctgcctctgcctcatCTCCACACTCAACGT GTTTGGATCCCAGAGTCTGACGCTGAGTAAAATCGTCCCTCACATCTGCAACCTGCTGGGAGACCCCACCAGTCAG GTGCGTGACGGAGCGATGAACTGCCTGATCGAGATCTATCGACACGTTGGAGAGCGAGTCAGGATGGACCTCGGGAAGAAAGGCCTGCCTCAGTCACG GCTGAACGTCATCTTCAGCAGGTTTGATGAAGTCCAGCGGTCGGGGAACATGGTGCTGTCTCCGCTGTCCG acaAAGCGTTCGAGGACGATGACTCGGGGGACGGCGTccgctcctcttcctcgtccaGAGGAGGCTCGCTGTGCGGGAAGAAGACTCTGAGCATGGGCTCCTTCAGGAGGCCCGGCTCCAGCAGCAAGTCTGCAG GGAGGGAAGGCTCTGCAACCGGAGCGGTGGACGAGGAGGACTTCATCCAGGCCTTCGAGGACGTCCCCAAAGTGCAG aTCTACTCCAacagggaggtggaggaggccaTGACGAAGATCCGGGACGTCCTGTCCGACGATAAGAGGGACTGGGAGCTCCGGGTGGCGGCT TTGAAGAAGGTGCGCTCGCTGCTGCTGGCCGGCGCCGCAGAGTTCGATGCGTTTCCGCAACAGCTGCGTCTGATGGAGGCGGCGTTTAAAATGTCCGCCAAGGACCTGCGCTCCCAGGTGGTGAGGGAGGCCTGCCTCACTCTGGG CCACCTGTCTCTGGTCCTAGGGGGTCGTTTCGATCACGCTGCGGAGGCCATAATGCCCATCCTCCTCACCCTGGTCCCCAACAGCGCCAAGATCATGGCGTCCTCCGGGACGGCCGCCACCCGCCTCAtcctcaag CACACCCACTACCCCCGTCTCATCCCCATCATCACCAGCAACTGCACCTCCAAATCTGCTGCTGTCAGAAG GCGCTGCTTTGAGttcctggagctgctgctgcaggagtggCCGACCAGCTCTCTGGAGAG acATGGGACCGTTTTAATGGAGACGATAAAGAAGGGGATCCACGATGCCGACGCAGAGGCTCGCTCCGTGGCCAGGAA GTGCTACTGGAGTTACCAGGCTCACTTCCGGCGGGAGGCGGAGCAGCTGTACCTGAGTCTGGAGGCGTCCTATCAGAAAGCTCTGCAGTCGCACCAGAGGGGCGGGGAGAACAGcgtgacatcacttcctgcctCCGAccggtcctcctcctcctcccaggaGAGCCTCAG TCGACCCGCGTCTGGAAAAAAGACTTTTGGAAGCGGCTCGACAAGAA ccaaAGCCTCCCACAGTCGCCCCCCGGCGGCAGCCCCCTCCCCCGCCTCCCTGCAGCGCTCCCGCAGCGACGTGGACGTGAACGCCGCCGCCTCGGCCACCTCCCGCAGGATGCCCGCCGTGCCGTCCGCCTTCAGCTCCGCCTCCGCCCTCCCCCCCGGGTCCTACGCCTCGCTGG GTCGCGTCCGGACCCGTAGGACGAGCTCAGGAACCGGTCCCTGTGTGACGGACAGCCGGGGGCGCAGCCGGGGGAAAATCTCCTCCCAGTCTCAGC CCGGCAGCAGGTCCGGCTCCCCCGGCCGGCTGCTGAGCTCCACATACGGCCGGATCCCGAGGCCGAACGTGGCCCCCCCCTCCGCCGGCAGCACCCCCACTGGCCTCAGCGACAAGAGCCGGCCCCGGGGCCACCGGAGCCAGGGCTGCAGCCGTGAGACCAGCCCCTCCCGGGCCGCCGCCG CCCGGAGCCGGATCCCCCGCCCCAGCATGAGTCAGGGCTGCAGCCGGGAAACCAGCTGCGAGAGCAGCCGTGACACCAGCCCCGCCCGGGGGTTCTCCCCCCTGG acCGGCTCTCCCATCAGGCTCGGATCTCAGCCTCCGTCAACGCCATGAAGGTCCTGAATACCGGCACCGAGGTGGAGGCAGCCGTCGCCGACGCTCTG CTGTTAGGAGACTCCAGGAATAAG CGGCGCCCAGTGCGGCGGCGGTTCGAGTCCCCGGGGATCTACTCGGATGAAGACGCCAACAGCGATGCCTCCTCCGCCTGCTCCGAGCGCTCCTACAGCTCCCGTAACGGCAGCGCAGCGCCTCACTTCCTGCGGCAGACGGAGGACGTGGCGGAGGTGCTGAACCACTGCGCCAGCTCCAACTGGTCCGAGAGGAAGGAGGGGCTGCTGGGCCTGCAGAGCCTGCTGCGCAGCCAAAGGATGCTCAG CCGGGTGGAGCTGAAGCGGCTGTGTGAGATCTTCACCAGGATGTTTGCGGACCCCCACAGCAAG GTGTTCAGCATGTTCCTGGAGACGCTGGTGGACTTCGTGCTGCTGCACAGGGACGACCTGCAGGACTGGCTCTTTGTGCTGCTCACCCAGCTGCTGAAGAAGATGGGGGCCGAGCTACTGGGCTCCGTGCAGGCCAAGGTGCAGCGGGCCCTGGACGTCACCAG ggagtcGTTCCCCTACGAGCAGCAGTTCAACATCCTGATGCGCTTCATCGTGGACCAGACGCAGACGCCCAACCTGAAGGTGAAGGTGGCCATCCTGCTCTACATCCAGGCCCTGGCCCGCCTCATGGACCCCGCAGACTTCTGCAACTCCAGCGAGACGCGCCTGGCCGTCTCTCGCATCATCACCTGGACCACCGAGCCCAAGAGCTCCGACGTACGCAAG ACCCTCCACAGCTGGGCAGGGGAGGAGGTCTCAGGTCGACCCAGCACTGTGTCCTCTCtgccgggggggggggacctGGAGGAGAGGTGTAAACAG gcagcTCAGCTGGTGCTGATCTGTCTCTTTGAGCTGAACACTCCTGAGTTCACCATGCTGCTCGGCGCTCTGCCCAAAACCTTCCAAGACGGGACCACCAGACTGCTGCACAACCACCTGAGGAGCAGCAGCGCACACATg GCGTCCACTGGCTCCCCTGCAGGACGGCCTCCCGCTCGCCCCCCTGGTCGTAGCAGCCCCCTGACCTCCCCCACAAACTGCTCCCAGGGGGGGCTGTCTCCCAG CCTGCTGGATCTGGACGGGGAGAACGTGAACTCGGAGGAGATCTTCAGCTCGCTGCGCGGCGTCACCGAGGCCATCCAGAACTTCAGTTTCCGCAGCCAGGAGGAGCTGACGGAGCCCAGGAGGGACGCCAAG GGGGGTGTCGCAGACttggaggtggtgggggggggccGCACGGCACTGGACAACAAGACGTCTCTGCTGAACATGCCCCCCCCGCGTTCCTTCTGCGGGCCGCGCTTCAGAGACTACAACCCGTACAACTACTGCGACAGCATCGCAGCGCTGGACAAGGCGGCGCTGCAGGAGGACGCCGGGGGGGGGCCGAACGACG GAAGCAGACAGGAGTGTGTGGAAAACAAGATGAACCCCAAGAGTTTCCCAG CGGGCCCCGcggagcagctgcagctggtGGGAGAGCTGCTGAAGGAGCTGTCCCAGGGCCAGGCGGGGGAGCGGGGCCCCGAGGAGCGGCGGGGGACTCTGCTGGAGCTCCTCAAAGTGTCCCGGGAGGACAGCCTGGTGGTGTGGGAGGAGCACTTCAAaaccatgctgctgctgctgctggagacgCTGGGAGACAAAGAC CACACGATCCGGGCGCTGGCGCTGCGAGTCCTGAAGGAGATCCTGAGGAACCAGCCGGCGCGCTTCAAGAACTACGCCGAGCTCACCGTCATGAAGACGCTGGAGGCGCACAAAGACTCCCACAAGGAG GTGGTGCGTGCCGCGGAGGAGGCGGCCTCCACCCTGGCAGCCTCCATCCAGCCGGAGCAGTGCATCAAGGTGCTGTGCCCCATCGTGCAGACGGCCGACTACCCCATCAACCTGGCCGCCATCAAGATGCAGACCAGGGCCATCGAACGCATCACCAAGGAGCCGCTGCACCTGCTGCTGCCCGACATCATCCCTGGGCTGCTGCAG GGCTACGACAACACGGAGAGCAGCGTGAGGAAGGCGAGCGTCTTCTGCCTGGTGGCCATCTACTCGGTGATCGGAGAGGAGCTGAAGCCCTACCTCGCCCAGCTCACAGGAAGCAAG ATGAAGCTGCTCAACCTGTACATCAAGAGGGCTCAGACGTCcaccagcaacagcagcagctcctccgaCATCTCCTCCTACTaa